Genomic DNA from Synergistaceae bacterium:
GACTCCAGCTCACGTTGAAATTTATCGTATTCTTCTTTAGGCGGCGTAAATTCATTTTCTAAGATAGGATAACCGGCAATTAAGAAAGTCGCACCCTTGCTCTTGATATATGCATTATATTTATTAAGCCGATTTACGCATCTATCATTAATTTCAGGAACTTTAACCTTAGAATCTCGAAAATCTCCCCTGTTTACCTCAGGTTTTTCCGGTATATCGCCGTATTTATTTAATGACCTTCTCGAATATGTGAATGCTTCAACTAAAGGATTCGCCTTATTCCCCTGCCGAGTAATCCATAAAGCAAAACTCCTTAGCCAGTAGCTCGGATAATATATTATCATTGTAAAATAATCTTCCTTATCTAAAATCGGCCATAAATCAAAATGATATTCAATCGTAGTCCACTCAGAAAGAGGCTCGTGTATTATTCCGTCATCAGTGAAATTTGAATGCCCGGCAATTATTATGTCTCCGCTGTTCATACTGAGTTTTGCTATATTCTCAAGAAATGAGTCAGTCATATAATAGCCGGTAAGACCTAAATTTACGACGGGCATATTCATAGCAGACTCTATCATAGCCGAATTTATGCCGTATGGTAGATTTGAATTTCCTACGATAATTATTTTAGGCTCATTTATTGATTTCAAGCGGGCAACTTTATCTATAATACTCGCGCTGTATGTCTCCTGATATTGATTGCCTACAATGAATAATCCAAACAGGAAAAATACAGGAATCGCACAAAGAAATACAACGATAAACAGCAAAATTCTACGTAAAAATTTTTTCATGTCAAATCACCGCCTATTAAAATTGGAAGTAAATAAATTCTGTGTTATCTCCCTGCAATACACCGAGCGAGCCGATAAATACCCATATAAGCAGCACATATACAGACCAGCGCAAAATTATATTTTTACTTGCAAGTTTTGACTTAAGCCACGCCGCAAAATCATCGTAATTAACTGCTAAATAATCTAATATCGCAACTGATATAATTAATGCAGCAGGTATTTGAGTATTGCCGTGTAATGACTTTATGCCTTGAATCCCGTTATATAAATATGATTTTATGTTCGTAATTCCGTCAAATAAGTGCGAAAAAATATGTATAGCTTCATTAAGAGTCTGCGTTCTGAAAAATGCCCACGCCAAACAAGTAAACGCAAATACTATAATAACACTCAAAAAATTACGCCGCCGATTTAGATTTAAGAAATTTTCTATAATTTGAGCGAGCCCGTGTACTGCTCCCCAGAGTAAAAATGTTATATTAGCTCCGTGCCATAATCCTGAAATCATGAAGGTTATTAACAAATTTATATAGTGCCGGATTTTGCCGACTCGACTCCCTCCTAAGGGAATATATACATAGTCGCGAAACCATGTACTTAACGAAATATGCCATCTTTGCCAATATTCCCGAATACTTGACGCAAAATAGGGACTCCTGAAATTTATCATTAAGTCAATTCCCAGTAACTTAGCACAGCCCCTCGCAATGTCAGAATACCCGGAAAAATCGCAGTAAATCTGTACCGCAAAGAAACCTAATAAAATTATTAACACAAAGCCGCTATACGATTCAATCTTTGCAAATCCTCCATCAACCCAGATCGCAAGACAATCAGCCACCGCAATTTTCTTGAATAGTCCCAGCAAAATTAATTTAAGCCCGTATACTCCCTGTTCATACTTGAATGAAAGCAAGCCGCAATTTTTTATCTGAGGCATTAAATTTTTTGTGCGCTCAATCGGCCCGGCCACTAACTGCGGAAAGAATGATATAAACGTTGCGTAAACTATAAAATTTCTCTCTGCTTTCTCTTGGCCTTTGTACACGTCAATAACATAGCTCAGAGTCTGGAACGTATAAAACGAAATTCCCACCGGCAATAATAATTTTAGAGTCATAGGGTGTAATTTTATGCTCGCGAACATATTTAAGAAATTTACTAGAGTCTCAGAGATAAAATTAAAATATTTGAACACGAACAGAACTCCAAGACATGACACTAACGCAATTACAAGAATTAATTTTCTCGCTGCCCTGTACTTCTCTAATAATATCGCCGCAAAATATGATACTATAGTCGTGAAGAGAATCAAGACAACATACTTTGCGTTCCAGCTCATGTAAAAATAATAACTTGCCGCAAATAATAAATAAATCCTGAATCTTTGAGGCATAAACCAGTAAAGCGCAAATACAACCGGAAAGAATACCGCAAATTGCCACGAGTTAAATAACATGTTTACACCTCGCGCAATAGTTCATAAATAAATTTTTTTGCTGTTGATGGAATTGTTGACGTTGAGAAAGTGAAATTAAATTAGTGCAGAATACGCCACGAGCCACGAGCCACGAGCCACATTATACAAATTTCCGGCCAATTTTGTCAATCCTTTCATTTAATGATTTTGTGAAAAATTTTTTTATCCGGTGAATATTTTAACGCATTCGGGATTTTAGCTCAATGAAAAATTTTGCACTCGTGATAATATAGACTCACTCAAAAAATTTAATTATTTATATTTATAGTAGGAGGGTAATTTTATCATGAAAAAACTTTTTAGCGTTATTCTTGCTCTTGTGCTTATTATGAGCGTGAGTGCTTGTGCCTTTGCGTCGGACTATGTGATTAGGATTTACTCAAATTCTAATTCAAGCGAGCGCGTTACTTGGCTCAAAAACGAGGCTAAATCAGCAGGTTTTATTATCAACATGGACGACTCGACAGTTTATAAGGGAGATACAAGCGCGATTCAACTTGCTAACGAGAATAAGGACGGCGATATAATTTTCGGTCTCAATGAAGTAAGATGGTCGCAGCTGGTCAAAGGCGATTATGAAAATCTTTCAGTCATTGATTGGACTCCTTCGTGGGCTGACAAAGTAGGCGAATATAAATATCCGGGCAAGGCATACGGGCTTGTTATACAAAATATTTTAATGCTTTACCGCACTGACGAATTCGGCACACATGGGCGAACTTTACACTTTAAGCACTGGGCGGACCTCGTAAACTGCGGCTATAAATGGTATCGTCAAGGCAGAGTCGGCGGAACTACTAACATGAATATAAATAACGCCATGTTATACGCCTTCACAGATCCTAAATCACCAGCGGGCGGAATTTCCGTAGAAGGCTGGAAAACTTTATGGAAATATTGCGCTGATGGATATTACACGGGCGACTCATACGGTTTTGACGCTCTCAATCGCGGAGATGTTCAAGTCAGTACGTTCTATTCGTCTTCATTATATGGCAATATCGACGCGGCCGGGCAGTCTTCAAAGAATCCTCTAAAGGGTACAATCAAGCCTGAAAACTGGCAGCTCGTAGAAATCGACGACGGGACATATTATATCGCTGAATATATCGGAGTCCTTGCTAATAAAAATAGAACGCCCGAACAGACCGAACACGTTAAAAAATTTGCTGAATGGTTCGGCAGTGCTGAAATTCAACGCGCATGGAGTGAAGAGTTTGACTCATATCCTTGCAACGTCGACGCGCTTTCTGACCCGGTGCCTCTGTATACTCTCAAAAATTGCGCCCTCACAAAAGTCCCCGGCACTGATATGACTTACGCCGAATATGTAGGCCTTCATTCTTCAGAGTGGACTAATATAATGACAAATTTAGGCTTTTACTGGGCAGATAATGCAAACGCACCCGCAGAACCTGACTGGAATAATTTAGACTGGGCAACACTCACACAAAAGAAGGCAAAATAAATCATGAGCGATATTTGCAGGGGACGCAAACCCGTTATAGATCTGCTTAGACTGAGTCCGGAAAAATGCCAGAAAATTTTAATCGCTGATAACGTGAGGCCGCCTTTTCTCGATGAGATTATAGAGCTCGCAAAACAAGCAAAGATTACATATCAAATTCTCAAGCCTGAAGCACTCGATAAACTTTCAGACGGAGAAAGGCATCAGGGCGTTATTTGCAAGTTGACTCAAGTTAAAGCTATTGAACTTGATGATTTCTTGAATGGACTTGATAATAATTCCCCTGCTCTTATTGTCGTGCTGGATCACATAGAAGACCCGCATAATTTAGGAGCTGTAATACGTTCGGCAGAAGCTGGCGGGGCGTTGTGCGTAATCAATGCTAAAAGAAGATCTGCGACTCCTAATGATACAGTCATAAAAACTAGTGCGGGGGCTGCGTTAAGACTCCCAGTTATACAAGTCGTGAATATAACTCGGACTCTTGAGAGACTGAAGGCCGCAAATTTCTGGACAGTCGGACTCGATTCGAACGCAAAAATTTCTATATGGTCTGAAAAATTGCCGGAACGCACAGCGCTTGTTATCGGTGCGGAAGGTGAAGGACTCTCGCGGTTAGTTCGTGAAAATTGCGATTTACTCGTGAAGATTCCTATCAGAGGCGGCACAGGCTCATTAAATGCGAGTGTTGCTGCGGCACTGGGAGTCTTTGAGTGGTCAAGAAATTATTTATTATAACTATTCGGCCGGGGCGATTCATAATTCCCCCGGTTGTTACTTCTTATTACTTCTCAAAATTTTTACGCAAATAACTACTAACACGCATATAATATAAATATATAACTCGAAGGGAGAAAATTTTTTAATGTGCGGAATATTAGGCTACACAGGAGACAGACAGGCGGACTCGATTCTATTATCGGGGCTTGCTAAACTTGAATACAGGGGATATGACTCGGCGGGAATTGCTGTACTTGATAATAATGACGTGAAAATCGCAAAAAATAAAGGCCGTCTCAAAGTCTTAGAAGAAAAAATTTCCGGTCAGGACATGTCAGGAACTTGCGGAATAGGCCATACAAGATGGGCAACACACGGCGAACCTTCAGACACAAACGCCCACCCCCTATGGAGCGATGATGCGGCAGTCGTTGCTGTTCATAATGGGATCGTCGAGAATTACCGCGAAATTAAAAATATGTTAGCTAATTACGGCTATGAATTCTATTCACAGACTGACACAGAAGCAGCTGTAAAATTAATCGATTTCTACTATAAACAGGAAAAAAGCCCCCTCAAAGCTATAACTCAAGCAATCAAGAAAATAGAAGGCTCTTACTGTTTTGTGCTGCTGTTCAAAGATTACCCCGGTGAAGTCTGGGGAGCCCGTAAAGATTTGCCGTTAATTGCCGGTCAGGGTAAGGGCGAGTCCTTCCTTGCGTCCGATGTATCAGCTATATTACAAGACACTAGACAAGTTTATTATCTCGATAATATGGAAATCGTACAGCTGAAAAAAGGAGTCGTGAGATTCTTTGACACTGAAGGATTCGCAAAACATAAAGAATTAAGCGAAGTTACATGGGACGCTCAGGCAGCAGAGAAGGGCGGATTTGAACACTTCATGATGAAGGAAATTCACGAACAGGCGCGGGCAGTTAAAGACACTTTCGGATCAGTCTTTCACTCAAATAAAATCGATCTGTCAGATATGGGACTCAATGACGAGCAGATAAAATCAATCTCACAAATTTATATAATCGCCTGCGGTTCAGCTTATCACGCCGGAGCAGTTGCTCAATACGTAATTGAAGATTTAGCACAAATTCCGGTCAGAATCGAACTCGCTTCAGAATTCCGTTATCGTAAAATGCCGCTCGATAAAAACGCTCTGGCCGTAATTATTTCACAGTCAGGAGAAACAGCCGACACTTTAGCAGCAATGAGACTCGCTCATGAAAAGGGAATAAAGACTCTTGCTATTGTAAATGTCGTAGGAAGTACTATAGCCCGTGAAGCTGACAGCGTTTTTTACACAATGGCCGGCCCGGAAATTGCAGTAGCTACTACTAAGGCATATAGCGCGCAGTTAATTGCCTGTTATATTCTCGCGATAAAATTTGCACAGATTCGGGGGACTCTTGATGATTTGAGCTGCGAAAATTTAATCAGTGAGATCCAGAAATTGCCCGAAAAAATTGACGAGATTCTTGACGAGAAAGAAAGACTCGCCGAAATTGCCGAGAAATTTGTTAATTCAAGAAATGCCTTCTATCTTGGCCGCAATATTGATTATGCCGTTGCTATGGAAGGCAGCCTAAAGATGAAGGAAATCAGCTATTTACACTCCGAGGCATGTGCAGCAGGTGAAATGAAACACGGCCCGATCAGCTTAATCGAAAAAAATATGTTGGTCGCCGGAGTCATTACCCAGAAAAATTTATACCAGAAAATAGCAAGTAACATGTTAGAGGCTAAGAGCCGCGGAGCTTTCTTGTTAGTCGTGTCAATGAGGGGCTGTGAGGCTTTGAAGGATGAGGCAGATTTTATATTTCATGTTCCTGAGACTGATGAGCATTTAGCGGCGAGTCTTGCTGTTATTCCGCTGCAGTTACTCGGCTATTATGTAGCAGTTGCAAGAAAGTTAGACGTTGACAAACCTAGAAATCTCGCTAAAAGTGTTACCGTTGAATAAAATTTTTTGTGCCGCCGACTCCCGACCGCCCACCCCGTCGGCGGCAAAGGAGCTCATACTATCATGGATAATCAGACTCATAATTTTATCGTTAATTTCATTTGGTCAGTCGCTGATGATGTCTTGCGCGATGTATACGTACGCGGCAAATATCGTGATGTTATTCTGCCCATGACTGTTATTAGACGCATTGACTCTGTTCTGGAGAAAAAACGCGCTCAAATCTTAGAACGTAAAAATCTGCTCGACTCGTCCGGACTCACTGAAGATAAACAAGAATCCGCTTTACTCAATGCCGCCGGAGAAGCCTTCTATAATATTTCACAGTTCACTCTCACAGAAATAGCAGGCCGCCCAACTCCTGAAAAAATGTACGATGATTTAATAGCTTATCTTGATGGATTCTCGGCTAATATTCAGGACATTATCAAAAAATTTAACTTTCATGATCAGGCCGCTAAAATGAAAGACTCCGGAATTCTCGGCGACGTTCTTGCAAAATTTACAGCTCCCGATATTGACTTAAGCCCCGAAAAACTCGACAATCACGCAATGGGTACTATTTTCGAGGAATTATTACGCCGCTTCAATGAAGATAATAACGAAGAGGCCGGCGAACACTGGACTCCCCGCGATGTCGTCGAATTAATGGCCGATTTGATTTTTACTCCGATTGCTGACAAGATTCAAGACAGCGTTTACACTTTTTATGACGGAGCTTGCGGGACGGGCGGAATGTTGACGGCTGCAGAAGAGAGACTCAAGCAATTAGCTAATGAACGCGGCAAAAGAATCTCTATTCATTTATTCGGTCAAGAAATTAACTCGGAAACTTACGCTATAGCAAAGGCTGATTTAATTCTCAAGGGCGACGGCTCACAAGCTAAAAATATCGCTTTCGGGTCAACTCTCTCAAATGACTTACACAAAAATATGACGTTCGATTTTATGCTGTCTAATCCTCCGTACGGTAAGAGCTGGAAATCTGACTCCGAAAAAATGTCATCGGGCGAGAAAAAGCAGATCACTGACTCAAGATTTTACGACGGCAATATTTCACTAATTCCACGTACAAGCGACGGACAATTATTGTTTTTGCTGAATAATATTTCTAAGATGAAAGACTCTCGCATGGGCAGCCGTATTGCTGAAGTTCATAACGGGTCATCTATCTTCACGGGCGACGCGGGCAGCGGGGAAAGTAACGCGCGTAAATTCATAATCGAGCATGATTTATTAGAAGCTATTATCGCTCTCCCTGAAAATATGTTCTATAATACGGGCATTAACACTTTTATATGGGTATTATCTAATAAGAAAGATGACAGAAGGCGCGGAAAAATTCAACTAATTAACGCAGTCGATATGAAATCACCACTTCGCAAAAATATGGGCAGCAAAAATTGTGAATTGACTCAAGATATACGCGCTGAAATCGTAAAAATTTTTGTCAATATGCAGGAAAATCAACACAGCATTATTCTTGATAATAACGAGTTCCTTTACTGGCAAGTCAGTATCAAGAGACCCGGCCAAGCTGCTGACACGGAAATTATACCGTTCAATTATCCGGGCGGCATTCAGGGATTTATGAATAAAGAAGTGCTGCCGTTCGCTCCTGATGCAGTTATTGACAAGAAAAAGACTCAAACGGGCTGCGAGATCTCATTTACAAAATATTTTTACAGGCCAGATAACGCGAGAACTATTCAGGAAATTTTACAGAGCATTCACAACACAAATAACGAGGCCGACGAGATTTTAAGGGGGCTTTCTCAATGAAACGTTACCCGGAATATAAAGACTCTCATATTGCGTGGCTGGGTAAAATTCCGAGTCACTGGGAGATTATACGATTAAAATATACTGGCTCATTTCGACACGGTTTAACATATTCTCCAGCTGATTTATCCGATAATAAAGGCGTTCTTGTTTTGCGCTCATCTAATATACAATCAAATAAATTAGATTTTAATGATTGTGTATACGTTAAGAATGTTTCTCAAGATTTAATGCTCAAAAATGGAGATATTATAATATGCGCGAGTAATGGGAATGCGAATTTAGTCGGCAAATGTGCATACATAGATAATAATATTGTTGCGAGTTTCGGCTCGTTTATGTGGCGTTATAGAACGAATTTATTAGATAAATTTGCATATTATTTGCTTCAGGTATGTATACCACCTTATAAAAGTTTATTTACAACTTCTACAATCAATCAATTAACAGCAAAAACAATCGGTAAAATTTATATCCCTCTCCCGCCCCTATCAGAACAAGACAAAATCGCGCGTTATCTTGATTACAAAGTCAGCCGGATAAATAAATTAATCTCACTCAGGAAAAAACAATTAATCGACTTGGCCGAACTCAAGAAAGTTATTATTAATAATTCCGTAACTAAAGGCTTGAACCCTAATGCGGAACTCAAACAAAGCGGCGTTGATATATTAGGCGAGATTCCAGCGCACTGGGAGATTTCGAGAATTAAGAGAATTTGTAAGGGTATAATAACGGGAACGACTCCGCCGGGGGTAAAGGAAGAATTTTTCAGTGCGAACGGTTTAGCGTGGTATACTCCGGGGGATTTAGGCGAAAATTTATATATAAACAAAGCAAAAAAATATTTATCAACAGAGGGCGCAAAATTTGTAAAAGTTATTCCGAAAAATTCTGTATTAATGGTAGGTATCGGCACAATCGGCAAAATATGTGTATCAGATATTGAATGCTCAACAAATCAACAAATTAACGCGATTATTTGTGATGATAATATAATTAACTTCAAATATTTAGCGTTCTATTTACGTGCAATAAAAGATTATATTTTGTATACTGCAAAATCTACAACATTACCTATTATTAATCAGTCAGAAACAAAGCAAATTATTATCCCCCTCCCGCCCTTATCAGAACAAAATCAAATCGCAGCATATCTCGACGGAATTTGCGGCAAAATCGACCGGCTTATAACTCTTTATGAGCGTGAAATTTCTTTATTTGACGAACTCAAGGCGCGTTTAATTTCTGATTGTGTAACTGGTCAGCTTGATTTACGCGATATAATTATATAAATTCTTAATGGAGCTGAAAATTTTATTATGTCTGACAGCGGAAAATATTTATCTGAACAGGAATTTGAATCAGAAATCACTAATTATCTTGTGAA
This window encodes:
- a CDS encoding MBOAT family protein — its product is MLFNSWQFAVFFPVVFALYWFMPQRFRIYLLFAASYYFYMSWNAKYVVLILFTTIVSYFAAILLEKYRAARKLILVIALVSCLGVLFVFKYFNFISETLVNFLNMFASIKLHPMTLKLLLPVGISFYTFQTLSYVIDVYKGQEKAERNFIVYATFISFFPQLVAGPIERTKNLMPQIKNCGLLSFKYEQGVYGLKLILLGLFKKIAVADCLAIWVDGGFAKIESYSGFVLIILLGFFAVQIYCDFSGYSDIARGCAKLLGIDLMINFRSPYFASSIREYWQRWHISLSTWFRDYVYIPLGGSRVGKIRHYINLLITFMISGLWHGANITFLLWGAVHGLAQIIENFLNLNRRRNFLSVIIVFAFTCLAWAFFRTQTLNEAIHIFSHLFDGITNIKSYLYNGIQGIKSLHGNTQIPAALIISVAILDYLAVNYDDFAAWLKSKLASKNIILRWSVYVLLIWVFIGSLGVLQGDNTEFIYFQF
- a CDS encoding extracellular solute-binding protein, producing MKKLFSVILALVLIMSVSACAFASDYVIRIYSNSNSSERVTWLKNEAKSAGFIINMDDSTVYKGDTSAIQLANENKDGDIIFGLNEVRWSQLVKGDYENLSVIDWTPSWADKVGEYKYPGKAYGLVIQNILMLYRTDEFGTHGRTLHFKHWADLVNCGYKWYRQGRVGGTTNMNINNAMLYAFTDPKSPAGGISVEGWKTLWKYCADGYYTGDSYGFDALNRGDVQVSTFYSSSLYGNIDAAGQSSKNPLKGTIKPENWQLVEIDDGTYYIAEYIGVLANKNRTPEQTEHVKKFAEWFGSAEIQRAWSEEFDSYPCNVDALSDPVPLYTLKNCALTKVPGTDMTYAEYVGLHSSEWTNIMTNLGFYWADNANAPAEPDWNNLDWATLTQKKAK
- the rlmB gene encoding 23S rRNA (guanosine(2251)-2'-O)-methyltransferase RlmB, with the protein product MSDICRGRKPVIDLLRLSPEKCQKILIADNVRPPFLDEIIELAKQAKITYQILKPEALDKLSDGERHQGVICKLTQVKAIELDDFLNGLDNNSPALIVVLDHIEDPHNLGAVIRSAEAGGALCVINAKRRSATPNDTVIKTSAGAALRLPVIQVVNITRTLERLKAANFWTVGLDSNAKISIWSEKLPERTALVIGAEGEGLSRLVRENCDLLVKIPIRGGTGSLNASVAAALGVFEWSRNYLL
- the glmS gene encoding glutamine--fructose-6-phosphate transaminase (isomerizing), translating into MCGILGYTGDRQADSILLSGLAKLEYRGYDSAGIAVLDNNDVKIAKNKGRLKVLEEKISGQDMSGTCGIGHTRWATHGEPSDTNAHPLWSDDAAVVAVHNGIVENYREIKNMLANYGYEFYSQTDTEAAVKLIDFYYKQEKSPLKAITQAIKKIEGSYCFVLLFKDYPGEVWGARKDLPLIAGQGKGESFLASDVSAILQDTRQVYYLDNMEIVQLKKGVVRFFDTEGFAKHKELSEVTWDAQAAEKGGFEHFMMKEIHEQARAVKDTFGSVFHSNKIDLSDMGLNDEQIKSISQIYIIACGSAYHAGAVAQYVIEDLAQIPVRIELASEFRYRKMPLDKNALAVIISQSGETADTLAAMRLAHEKGIKTLAIVNVVGSTIAREADSVFYTMAGPEIAVATTKAYSAQLIACYILAIKFAQIRGTLDDLSCENLISEIQKLPEKIDEILDEKERLAEIAEKFVNSRNAFYLGRNIDYAVAMEGSLKMKEISYLHSEACAAGEMKHGPISLIEKNMLVAGVITQKNLYQKIASNMLEAKSRGAFLLVVSMRGCEALKDEADFIFHVPETDEHLAASLAVIPLQLLGYYVAVARKLDVDKPRNLAKSVTVE
- a CDS encoding SAM-dependent DNA methyltransferase; the protein is MDNQTHNFIVNFIWSVADDVLRDVYVRGKYRDVILPMTVIRRIDSVLEKKRAQILERKNLLDSSGLTEDKQESALLNAAGEAFYNISQFTLTEIAGRPTPEKMYDDLIAYLDGFSANIQDIIKKFNFHDQAAKMKDSGILGDVLAKFTAPDIDLSPEKLDNHAMGTIFEELLRRFNEDNNEEAGEHWTPRDVVELMADLIFTPIADKIQDSVYTFYDGACGTGGMLTAAEERLKQLANERGKRISIHLFGQEINSETYAIAKADLILKGDGSQAKNIAFGSTLSNDLHKNMTFDFMLSNPPYGKSWKSDSEKMSSGEKKQITDSRFYDGNISLIPRTSDGQLLFLLNNISKMKDSRMGSRIAEVHNGSSIFTGDAGSGESNARKFIIEHDLLEAIIALPENMFYNTGINTFIWVLSNKKDDRRRGKIQLINAVDMKSPLRKNMGSKNCELTQDIRAEIVKIFVNMQENQHSIILDNNEFLYWQVSIKRPGQAADTEIIPFNYPGGIQGFMNKEVLPFAPDAVIDKKKTQTGCEISFTKYFYRPDNARTIQEILQSIHNTNNEADEILRGLSQ
- a CDS encoding restriction endonuclease subunit S gives rise to the protein MKRYPEYKDSHIAWLGKIPSHWEIIRLKYTGSFRHGLTYSPADLSDNKGVLVLRSSNIQSNKLDFNDCVYVKNVSQDLMLKNGDIIICASNGNANLVGKCAYIDNNIVASFGSFMWRYRTNLLDKFAYYLLQVCIPPYKSLFTTSTINQLTAKTIGKIYIPLPPLSEQDKIARYLDYKVSRINKLISLRKKQLIDLAELKKVIINNSVTKGLNPNAELKQSGVDILGEIPAHWEISRIKRICKGIITGTTPPGVKEEFFSANGLAWYTPGDLGENLYINKAKKYLSTEGAKFVKVIPKNSVLMVGIGTIGKICVSDIECSTNQQINAIICDDNIINFKYLAFYLRAIKDYILYTAKSTTLPIINQSETKQIIIPLPPLSEQNQIAAYLDGICGKIDRLITLYEREISLFDELKARLISDCVTGQLDLRDIII